The following proteins come from a genomic window of Pseudomonas sp. WJP1:
- a CDS encoding mechanosensitive ion channel family protein, translating into MRSRLLAPLIVIVAMCWSVLLWAEDAIQPLEAPPAPAELKIANRSIMVFRGAVLGEAPPIRVKRAKTVINEALDEADDLRVSLDSIQGSYLVLIGAKRAFIVSTKDVDPTEFESVRQAAESAADNLRLVVAETQEARNLRLILRSLVVAALATGIYLALLWGMAYLRRRLLKKLPDLMHRHTQALKVGQVQVIDANYLYPLVSRLLGILRWLVVLLLTYEWLGFVLSRFPYTRPWGESLNNYLLEVAGHLFQGIIGAIPGLGVALAIFFIARGITVFARRILRRMATPGTFSWLNQETLQPTQRLTSLAIWLFALAMAYPYLPGAGTDAFKGLSVLIGLMISLGATSVVGQAASGLILTYTRTLRPGEFVRIGEYEGTVTELGMFTTRIRTGLGEVLTLPNSMITATVTKNYSRTVQGPGYVVDTVVTIGYDTPWRQVEAMLLEAARRTPGVLAEPPAQVFQTALSDFYPEYRLVAQAIPSQPRPRALLLSMLHANIQDVFNEYEVQIMSPHYLGDPEHEKRVPRDKWYASPAQKTGQT; encoded by the coding sequence ATGCGGAGCAGGTTGCTCGCCCCATTGATCGTCATTGTCGCGATGTGTTGGTCGGTACTGTTGTGGGCCGAGGACGCCATCCAGCCGCTGGAGGCTCCACCTGCGCCTGCGGAACTGAAAATCGCCAATCGCAGCATCATGGTTTTCCGCGGTGCGGTGCTCGGTGAAGCGCCGCCCATCCGGGTAAAACGTGCAAAAACAGTGATTAACGAAGCCCTGGATGAAGCGGACGATCTGCGCGTCAGCCTCGACTCCATTCAGGGCAGTTATCTGGTGCTGATCGGCGCCAAGCGCGCTTTTATCGTTTCCACCAAGGATGTCGATCCCACCGAGTTCGAATCGGTCAGGCAGGCGGCAGAAAGTGCTGCCGACAATCTGCGCCTGGTGGTGGCCGAAACCCAGGAAGCCCGCAACCTGCGGCTGATACTAAGGTCATTGGTGGTCGCTGCGCTGGCCACCGGCATCTATCTTGCGTTGCTCTGGGGCATGGCGTACCTGCGTCGGCGCTTGCTGAAAAAGCTGCCGGACCTGATGCACCGGCACACTCAGGCGCTGAAAGTCGGGCAGGTGCAGGTGATCGATGCCAACTACCTGTATCCGCTGGTCAGCCGTCTGCTGGGGATACTGCGCTGGCTGGTTGTGCTGCTGCTGACCTACGAATGGCTGGGTTTTGTCCTGTCCCGCTTTCCCTATACCCGGCCTTGGGGCGAAAGCCTCAACAACTACCTGTTGGAAGTCGCCGGTCATTTATTCCAGGGCATAATCGGCGCCATCCCCGGACTGGGCGTGGCACTGGCGATCTTCTTCATTGCCCGGGGCATCACGGTCTTTGCCCGGCGGATCCTGCGGCGCATGGCCACGCCCGGCACCTTCAGCTGGTTGAACCAGGAAACCCTGCAACCGACCCAACGCCTGACGTCACTGGCCATCTGGCTGTTCGCCCTGGCCATGGCCTATCCCTACCTGCCGGGTGCCGGCACCGATGCCTTCAAGGGTTTGTCGGTGCTGATCGGCCTGATGATTTCCCTGGGTGCCACCAGTGTGGTCGGGCAGGCGGCGTCCGGGTTGATCCTGACCTACACCCGTACCTTGCGCCCCGGCGAGTTCGTGCGCATCGGCGAATACGAAGGCACGGTGACTGAACTGGGCATGTTCACCACGCGCATTCGCACCGGCCTTGGGGAAGTGCTGACCCTGCCCAATTCGATGATCACCGCCACCGTCACCAAGAACTATTCGCGCACCGTGCAAGGCCCGGGTTATGTGGTCGACACGGTGGTGACCATCGGCTACGACACGCCGTGGCGCCAGGTCGAAGCCATGCTGCTGGAAGCCGCCAGGCGCACTCCCGGGGTGCTCGCTGAGCCGCCGGCGCAGGTGTTCCAGACAGCCCTGTCGGATTTCTATCCCGAGTATCGCCTGGTGGCCCAGGCCATCCCCAGCCAGCCACGCCCGCGCGCGCTGTTGCTGAGCATGCTGCACGCCAACATTCAGGATGTGTTCAACGAGTACGAGGTGCAGATCATGTCGCCGCACTATCTGGGCGATCCTGAGCATGAGAAGCGGGTGCCCAGGGACAAGTGGTATGCATCTCCGGCGCAGAAAACCGGGCAAACCTGA
- a CDS encoding ABC transporter permease: MPAMFDLIGFSEQGWGAALFRGLWMTLQISAGAFVLGLAIGLVVACLKLGGPRPIAALARGYTTLFRAVPELLLILLLYYVGSMLLNALMAALGYGAVNVSGPLAAIVVLGLVQGAYASEIFRAAIQAIPFGLIEAGKAFGLHGFGLFRRVTLPIMAPYAMAGMANLWINLIKDSALISVVGTNELLYTARQGAGSTRHYLLFYLTAAALYYAVTLASNYLSGRLERRIRRWMPLVD; the protein is encoded by the coding sequence ATGCCAGCAATGTTCGATTTGATCGGTTTCAGCGAGCAAGGGTGGGGCGCGGCGCTGTTCAGGGGACTGTGGATGACCCTGCAGATATCCGCCGGCGCCTTCGTGCTCGGGCTGGCCATCGGCCTGGTGGTGGCCTGCCTCAAGTTGGGCGGACCAAGGCCGATCGCAGCGCTGGCGCGTGGCTACACCACCTTGTTCCGCGCGGTCCCGGAGCTGTTGCTGATCCTGTTGCTGTACTACGTCGGCTCCATGCTGCTCAACGCACTGATGGCAGCGCTGGGATACGGCGCGGTGAACGTCAGCGGACCGTTGGCGGCGATCGTGGTGCTGGGCCTGGTGCAGGGCGCCTACGCCTCGGAGATTTTCCGCGCGGCGATCCAGGCCATCCCCTTTGGCCTGATCGAAGCGGGGAAAGCTTTCGGTCTGCACGGTTTCGGCCTGTTCCGCCGCGTTACGCTGCCGATCATGGCGCCCTATGCGATGGCGGGGATGGCCAACCTGTGGATCAACCTGATCAAGGACAGCGCCCTGATCAGCGTGGTCGGCACCAATGAACTCTTGTACACCGCCAGGCAGGGCGCAGGTTCGACGCGCCATTACCTGTTGTTCTACCTCACGGCGGCGGCGCTGTATTACGCAGTGACGCTGGCGTCCAACTACCTGTCGGGACGGCTCGAGCGACGCATTCGTCGCTGGATGCCTCTTGTTGACTGA
- a CDS encoding ABC transporter permease subunit (The N-terminal region of this protein, as described by TIGR01726, is a three transmembrane segment that identifies a subfamily of ABC transporter permease subunits, which specificities that include histidine, arginine, glutamine, glutamate, L-cystine (sic), the opines (in Agrobacterium) octopine and nopaline, etc.) — MIPAWIVEYASLLARGLQTTIAILLIASVFGFFLAVLVALARISKNRVIAKLSLFYTSVTRGTPLLIQIYIFYYGLGSLFAQFPLIRGSFLWPYLRDGYWYIVFALVVSVGAYVGEVIRGGLLAVPKGEMEAASAFGMTPRQALMRVRLPRALRLLLPTLAGETVMLLKSTALASTIAVIDLLGAANVVRAQTLQVYEPLLLVAGVYVCLTFLIEALFAFAERRGTPVRRSA; from the coding sequence ATGATTCCAGCGTGGATAGTTGAATACGCATCGCTATTGGCCCGGGGGCTGCAAACGACAATTGCGATCCTGTTGATTGCCAGTGTGTTCGGTTTTTTCCTGGCGGTGCTGGTGGCGCTGGCGCGGATCTCAAAGAACAGAGTCATCGCCAAGCTCAGCCTGTTTTATACCAGCGTGACCCGCGGCACCCCCTTGCTGATCCAGATCTACATCTTCTATTACGGCCTGGGCAGTCTGTTTGCGCAGTTTCCGCTGATTCGCGGCAGTTTCCTCTGGCCGTACCTGCGAGACGGCTACTGGTACATCGTGTTCGCCCTGGTGGTGTCGGTGGGGGCCTATGTCGGCGAAGTGATACGCGGCGGCCTGCTGGCGGTGCCCAAGGGCGAAATGGAAGCGGCTTCGGCGTTCGGCATGACCCCGCGCCAGGCCCTGATGCGGGTGCGCTTGCCCCGGGCGCTACGCTTGCTGTTGCCGACCCTGGCCGGGGAAACCGTGATGCTGCTCAAATCCACGGCCCTGGCCTCGACCATTGCGGTGATCGATCTGTTGGGCGCGGCCAACGTGGTGCGCGCGCAAACCTTGCAAGTGTATGAGCCGTTGCTGCTGGTGGCGGGTGTATACGTGTGCCTGACGTTCCTGATCGAGGCGCTTTTTGCCTTCGCCGAGCGCCGTGGCACCCCGGTTCGCAGGTCCGCATGA
- a CDS encoding sensor domain-containing diguanylate cyclase, whose product MTKRHRAFAGFIILAVGLMGMSALLLLKSETQRRETRFYEYVQNISGIVRNQLDTNEAVLARFSAFLQAVDQSDTEAAARYAAAVMAAYPHLYMLEAARAVPVAEQSAFEALLRRTWRPDFTLKDFPTLTRQPARHQAFLRETWPVLFMYPVLTEANAIYGVRLETVGYLSHALARTYNNPKPVVSPVFTMYEGGDAFILMQSVSRPERMRESSRPNFFGSTMVALLLVRTGSLLDAVMHANLDPRVHIRAVLQTAAGSESHVFATGTGRSGFVDRFFLPLLEERVEIRSASQPMTLLFERQLRFADVLSGQTLMLLVLLGAAFVLIPLLLIRHFKALERAEVEHQRSTYLATHDVLTDLPNRYLFADRFEQALSHWQLERVPFAVLLIDLDHFKDINDHYGHEVGDQVLRALASRMLGATRGGDTVARYGGDEFVVLVTDLADPDNAQLKASKMLEAIGQLIVTSAGEISLSCSIGIALCPLHGQTLDTLLRSADQAMYGVKQLGRKGIAMTKAM is encoded by the coding sequence TTGACTAAACGCCACCGTGCCTTTGCCGGTTTCATTATCCTCGCCGTAGGCCTGATGGGCATGTCTGCGCTGTTGCTGCTCAAGTCTGAAACACAGCGCCGGGAAACGCGCTTCTACGAATACGTGCAGAATATTTCCGGCATCGTGCGCAATCAGCTCGATACCAACGAAGCGGTGCTGGCCCGGTTCTCGGCCTTTCTCCAGGCGGTCGACCAGAGCGACACCGAAGCGGCGGCGCGCTATGCCGCCGCGGTGATGGCGGCTTACCCGCATCTGTACATGCTGGAAGCTGCACGCGCGGTGCCCGTGGCCGAGCAGTCGGCCTTCGAAGCTCTGCTGCGCCGTACCTGGCGACCGGACTTCACACTCAAGGACTTTCCCACCCTTACCCGGCAACCGGCCCGGCACCAGGCTTTTCTGCGCGAGACCTGGCCAGTGCTGTTCATGTATCCGGTGCTCACTGAGGCCAATGCGATCTACGGCGTCAGGCTGGAAACCGTCGGCTATCTGTCCCATGCGCTGGCCCGCACCTACAACAATCCCAAGCCGGTGGTATCGCCGGTATTCACGATGTATGAGGGTGGCGACGCGTTCATTCTGATGCAATCGGTCAGCCGGCCTGAACGGATGCGCGAGAGCTCCCGGCCGAATTTCTTCGGCAGCACCATGGTCGCCTTGCTGTTGGTCAGGACGGGGTCGCTGCTTGATGCGGTGATGCATGCGAACCTGGACCCGCGGGTGCACATCCGCGCTGTGCTGCAGACCGCTGCCGGGTCTGAAAGCCATGTATTTGCCACGGGGACCGGGCGGTCCGGTTTCGTCGATCGTTTTTTTCTGCCGCTGCTCGAGGAGCGGGTCGAGATTCGCAGTGCGTCCCAGCCGATGACGCTGCTGTTTGAACGGCAATTGCGTTTTGCAGACGTCTTGAGCGGCCAGACCTTGATGCTTCTGGTGCTGTTGGGCGCGGCGTTCGTCCTGATTCCGTTGTTGCTGATCCGGCATTTCAAGGCGCTGGAGCGGGCAGAAGTCGAGCACCAGCGTTCAACCTATCTGGCCACCCACGATGTGCTCACCGATCTGCCCAACCGCTATCTGTTTGCCGATCGCTTCGAGCAGGCACTGTCCCATTGGCAGCTCGAGCGGGTGCCGTTTGCCGTGCTGTTGATCGACCTGGATCATTTCAAGGACATCAACGACCATTACGGCCACGAGGTTGGCGACCAGGTGCTGCGTGCGCTGGCCAGTCGCATGCTGGGCGCCACGCGTGGGGGAGATACCGTCGCCCGTTACGGGGGCGATGAGTTCGTGGTGCTGGTGACTGACCTCGCCGATCCTGACAACGCCCAGCTCAAGGCTTCGAAGATGCTGGAGGCGATCGGCCAGTTAATCGTGACCAGCGCGGGGGAAATTTCACTTTCGTGCAGTATTGGCATCGCCCTGTGTCCGCTGCATGGGCAGACGCTCGATACCTTGCTCAGGTCTGCTGACCAGGCCATGTATGGGGTCAAGCAGCTGGGGCGAAAGGGTATTGCCATGACCAAGGCCATGTAG
- a CDS encoding succinylglutamate desuccinylase/aspartoacylase domain-containing protein produces MAQDISFDVRNNNGDPVQVGAWRFEGANGGPKVHLQAGVHADEIAGMLVLHLLMQRLEVAESQGRLKGSVTVVPQANPLGIGQFRQGRILGRFHDGSGQNFNRGFDQSASMQQPSTNVQEWQQKLVQLAAPADVMLDLHTDDEALPYLYVHRSFWPRGRELAAALQMDVAIIWDDGGDGSFEETIIAPWLRDGTTGHRMAATLELRGQGDVSDPFAEQDAQGLYAWLCGYGVIDDEVSHADWPVEAVEMGHMETILAPQPGVLVFEKELGDLVEQGQRFARILRRPGDPSSEVVLYAEQAGRMVTRYRDRLIARGMGVAKFTGSRLSRHWSGGLLDPN; encoded by the coding sequence ATGGCGCAGGATATTTCGTTCGACGTTCGCAACAACAATGGCGATCCGGTACAGGTCGGTGCCTGGCGCTTCGAAGGCGCCAACGGTGGGCCGAAGGTGCACTTGCAGGCCGGGGTGCATGCCGATGAAATCGCCGGCATGCTGGTGCTGCATCTATTGATGCAGCGCCTTGAAGTCGCCGAGTCCCAGGGCCGGCTCAAAGGCAGCGTGACCGTGGTGCCGCAGGCCAATCCGCTGGGCATCGGCCAGTTTCGACAAGGGCGGATCCTGGGGCGTTTTCACGATGGCAGCGGGCAGAACTTCAACCGTGGCTTCGATCAGTCGGCCTCGATGCAGCAGCCTTCGACCAATGTCCAGGAGTGGCAACAGAAACTGGTGCAACTGGCGGCACCGGCGGATGTGATGCTGGACCTGCACACGGATGATGAAGCGTTGCCCTACCTGTACGTGCACCGCAGTTTCTGGCCCCGTGGCCGTGAACTGGCGGCGGCGCTGCAGATGGACGTGGCGATCATCTGGGATGACGGCGGCGACGGATCGTTCGAGGAAACCATCATCGCGCCGTGGCTGCGCGACGGCACGACCGGGCACCGCATGGCCGCGACCCTGGAGCTGCGCGGGCAGGGTGACGTCAGCGACCCTTTCGCCGAGCAGGATGCCCAGGGGCTTTATGCCTGGCTCTGCGGTTATGGCGTGATCGACGATGAGGTGTCGCACGCTGACTGGCCCGTCGAAGCCGTGGAGATGGGCCACATGGAGACCATTCTCGCCCCGCAGCCCGGAGTGCTGGTCTTCGAGAAGGAACTGGGCGATCTGGTCGAGCAGGGCCAGCGCTTCGCACGCATCCTGCGCCGCCCGGGCGATCCGTCCTCCGAAGTGGTGCTGTACGCCGAGCAGGCCGGGCGCATGGTCACACGCTATCGCGATCGCCTGATCGCCCGGGGCATGGGCGTAGCGAAGTTCACCGGCAGTCGCCTGTCGCGTCACTGGAGCGGCGGGTTGCTGGACCCCAACTGA